One part of the Prescottella sp. R16 genome encodes these proteins:
- a CDS encoding enoyl-CoA hydratase/isomerase family protein yields MSEQNIIAWEQDADGIVVLTIDDPNQGANTMNDRYISSMRETVDRLYAEKDTVTGVVLTSGKKTFFAGGDLKNLLAVQPDQAEQIYNHSLNLKADLRRLETLGKPVVTCINGAALGGGLEIALATHHRIAADVKGVKIGLPEVTLGLLPGGGGIVRTVRKFGIMTALTQHLMQGQQRGPQQALEAGVIDEVVSSVEELVRPRRRGSRPIPSPVSSRGTSRATRSPAAPRPPRRSPRTCPRSPRTCVSRSRAPTCRHRARSSPRPSRAARSTSTTP; encoded by the coding sequence GTGAGCGAGCAGAACATCATTGCGTGGGAGCAGGACGCCGACGGCATCGTCGTGCTCACCATCGACGACCCCAACCAGGGCGCGAACACCATGAACGACCGGTACATCTCGTCGATGCGCGAGACGGTGGACCGGCTGTACGCGGAGAAGGACACCGTCACCGGTGTCGTGCTCACGTCCGGCAAGAAGACGTTCTTCGCCGGCGGTGACCTCAAGAACCTTCTCGCGGTCCAGCCGGATCAGGCGGAGCAGATCTACAACCACAGCCTGAACCTCAAGGCCGATCTGCGTCGCCTCGAGACGCTCGGCAAGCCGGTCGTCACGTGCATCAACGGTGCCGCGCTCGGCGGTGGCCTGGAGATCGCGCTGGCCACCCACCACCGCATTGCCGCGGACGTCAAGGGCGTCAAGATCGGCCTGCCCGAGGTCACCCTCGGCCTGCTGCCGGGCGGCGGCGGCATCGTCCGGACGGTCCGCAAGTTCGGCATCATGACCGCCCTGACACAGCACCTGATGCAGGGCCAGCAGCGGGGCCCGCAGCAGGCCCTCGAGGCCGGCGTGATCGACGAAGTCGTCTCCTCCGTGGAGGAGCTGGTGCGGCCGCGAAGGCGTGGATCAAGGCCAATCCCGAGTCCGGTGTCCAGCCGTGGGACGTCAAGGGCTACAAGATCCCCGGCGGCACCCCGGCCACCCCGGCGTTCGCCGCGAACCTGCCCGCGATCCCCGCGAACGTGCGTAAGCAGATCAAGGGCGCCAACATGCCGGCACCGCGCGCGATCCTCGCCGCGGCCGTCGAGGGCAGCCAGGTCGACGTCGACAACGCCCTGA
- a CDS encoding 3-hydroxyacyl-CoA dehydrogenase family protein, whose product MVAEGIEPATIEQAGMQAGYPAAPLQLSDELNLTLMQKIRAESKAAALAEGKELPADPAGDVINYLVEGNDRKGRLGGAGFYDYTDGKRTGLWQGLRDHFKSGSATPPIQDLIDRMLFIEAIETVKCFDEGVITSSADANIGSIMGIGYPAWTGGVSQFITGYPGGKDGFVARAEELAAKYGERFTPPASLKG is encoded by the coding sequence ATGGTCGCCGAGGGCATCGAGCCGGCCACCATCGAGCAGGCGGGCATGCAGGCCGGTTACCCGGCGGCACCGCTGCAGCTGTCCGACGAGCTGAACCTGACGCTCATGCAGAAGATCCGCGCCGAGTCGAAGGCCGCCGCGCTCGCGGAGGGCAAGGAACTGCCCGCCGACCCGGCCGGCGACGTCATCAACTACCTCGTCGAGGGCAACGACCGCAAGGGACGCCTCGGCGGTGCCGGGTTCTACGACTACACGGACGGCAAGCGCACCGGCCTGTGGCAGGGGCTGCGCGACCACTTCAAGTCCGGTTCGGCCACTCCGCCGATCCAGGATCTGATCGACCGCATGCTGTTCATCGAAGCCATCGAGACCGTCAAGTGCTTCGACGAGGGCGTCATCACGTCCTCCGCCGACGCCAACATCGGCTCCATCATGGGCATCGGCTACCCGGCCTGGACCGGCGGTGTCAGCCAGTTCATCACCGGCTACCCCGGTGGCAAGGACGGCTTCGTCGCCCGCGCCGAGGAACTCGCCGCGAAGTACGGCGAGCGCTTCACCCCGCCGGCGTCGCTGAAGGGCTAG
- a CDS encoding alpha/beta fold hydrolase encodes MANWTHHRARINGLDMHYVTEGEGPLVVLLHGFPHTWFSWRHQIGALADAGYRVVAPDLRGMGQTDVPDRLEDYRVDNVVADICGLLDHLGHDSAVFSGLDYGQFIAYDIAIERPERVRGVIGLQNPFYAAYDRLPSEIERERGREHFNHMSYYLDDPDGARADLDGNPRGILTKIFHILSGDGDFMQVWQHPPGTTYRQALPQPPALPWPWLSEWELETYVSEYSRSGFGGGINWYLAADMNWTYRKSRADNITRVPFYFLCSASDVDLLNWHGDDPIDKLKEHHADVRTVRTVSGGGHLLAMENPAEVNKVLLEFLADLDGS; translated from the coding sequence TTGGCGAACTGGACGCACCACCGCGCACGAATCAACGGGCTCGACATGCACTACGTGACGGAGGGGGAGGGCCCGCTCGTCGTGCTTCTGCACGGCTTCCCGCACACGTGGTTCAGTTGGCGTCATCAGATCGGTGCGCTGGCCGACGCGGGCTACCGGGTGGTGGCGCCGGACCTGCGCGGTATGGGGCAGACCGATGTTCCCGACCGGCTCGAGGACTACCGCGTCGACAACGTCGTCGCCGACATCTGCGGCCTGCTCGACCACCTCGGTCACGACAGCGCAGTGTTCTCCGGGCTGGACTACGGCCAGTTCATCGCGTACGACATCGCGATCGAGCGCCCGGAGCGGGTGCGGGGCGTGATCGGCCTGCAGAATCCGTTCTACGCCGCCTACGACCGGCTTCCCAGCGAGATCGAACGCGAGCGCGGTCGTGAGCACTTCAACCACATGTCGTACTACCTCGACGACCCGGACGGGGCGCGCGCCGACCTCGACGGGAACCCCCGCGGGATCCTCACGAAGATCTTCCACATCCTCTCCGGCGACGGCGATTTCATGCAGGTGTGGCAGCATCCGCCGGGCACCACGTATCGGCAGGCGTTGCCGCAGCCGCCGGCCCTGCCGTGGCCATGGCTGTCGGAATGGGAGTTGGAGACCTACGTCTCGGAGTACTCGCGCAGCGGTTTCGGTGGCGGGATCAACTGGTACCTCGCCGCGGACATGAACTGGACGTACCGGAAATCGCGTGCCGACAACATCACCCGCGTGCCCTTCTACTTCCTGTGCAGTGCGTCGGACGTCGACCTCCTGAACTGGCACGGCGACGACCCGATCGACAAACTGAAGGAGCATCACGCCGACGTTCGTACGGTCCGCACCGTCTCGGGTGGCGGGCATCTGCTCGCGATGGAGAACCCGGCCGAGGTCAACAAGGTTCTGCTCGAGTTCCTCGCCGATCTGGACGGGAGCTGA
- a CDS encoding Rieske 2Fe-2S domain-containing protein, whose amino-acid sequence MSDHDAPVREITAQALPTRFARGWHCLGLERTFRDGKPHQINAFGRKLVVFAGQDEKINVLDAYCRHMGGDLSQGTVKGNEIACPFHDWRWGGDGRCKNIPYARRVPPIARTATWPTMVQDGLLFVWNDPEGNPPPADVTIPRIAGYGDPEYTDWIWYSTTIEGVNCREVIDNVVDMAHFFYIHLAFPTYFKTIFEGHTATQYMTGVGREDVAPRKPVPGVPVSRGNTSVAAYHGPSFMIDDLVYHYDEADLPIVLINCHYPIDANSFELQYGVIVKKFPGREDAESTALARKIGDFVRLGFEQDVVIWKNKTRIDNPLLCEEDGPVYQLRRWYEQFYVDAADVRPEMTNRFEFEIDTTAPNVKWRAEVQDNIARRDARVDGRAPTPS is encoded by the coding sequence ATGAGCGACCACGACGCACCGGTTCGTGAGATCACAGCGCAGGCGCTACCGACACGGTTCGCACGCGGATGGCACTGCCTGGGCCTGGAACGCACGTTCCGCGACGGAAAACCTCATCAGATCAACGCCTTCGGGCGGAAGCTGGTGGTTTTCGCCGGACAGGACGAGAAGATCAACGTGCTCGACGCGTACTGCCGGCACATGGGCGGCGACCTCTCACAGGGCACCGTGAAGGGGAACGAGATCGCCTGCCCCTTCCACGACTGGCGCTGGGGCGGCGACGGGCGGTGCAAGAACATTCCGTACGCCCGCCGTGTCCCGCCGATCGCCCGCACCGCGACCTGGCCGACGATGGTGCAGGACGGCCTGCTGTTCGTCTGGAACGACCCCGAGGGCAACCCGCCGCCCGCGGACGTGACGATCCCGCGCATCGCCGGTTACGGCGATCCCGAATACACCGACTGGATCTGGTATTCGACGACGATCGAGGGCGTGAACTGCCGCGAGGTCATCGACAACGTCGTCGACATGGCCCACTTCTTCTACATTCATCTCGCCTTCCCGACGTACTTCAAGACGATCTTCGAGGGGCACACCGCCACGCAGTACATGACCGGTGTCGGGCGTGAGGACGTCGCTCCTCGCAAACCCGTTCCGGGAGTGCCGGTCTCCCGCGGAAACACCTCCGTGGCGGCATACCACGGGCCGTCCTTCATGATCGACGATCTCGTGTACCACTACGACGAGGCGGACCTGCCGATCGTGCTGATCAACTGCCACTATCCGATCGACGCCAACTCGTTCGAGCTGCAGTACGGCGTCATCGTCAAGAAGTTCCCGGGCAGGGAGGACGCCGAGTCCACGGCCCTGGCCCGGAAGATCGGCGACTTCGTCCGCCTCGGCTTCGAGCAGGACGTAGTGATCTGGAAGAACAAGACCCGAATCGACAATCCGCTCCTGTGCGAGGAGGACGGCCCGGTCTACCAGCTGCGACGCTGGTACGAACAGTTCTATGTCGACGCTGCGGACGTGCGGCCGGAGATGACGAACCGATTCGAGTTCGAGATCGACACGACTGCACCGAACGTCAAGTGGCGGGCGGAAGTCCAGGACAACATCGCCAGGCGCGACGCGCGCGTCGACGGCCGAGCACCGACGCCGTCGTAG
- a CDS encoding TetR/AcrR family transcriptional regulator translates to MSEVETADKAWGRDEVRRAVRLAARTLLAEKGLSFSMRELAANAGVNLGLIHKHLGNKDDVVRAVLARSHERSAAIVGGVDSLPEAVRALFMVGVADPEYVRIVAWLNLHGRSDLIPNEDMDALGAITGSSHTTVDDRVRHMAVLSAISGWSLFGSGILQSAEVAESEREFYEARVADLLASIVNGENTSPVDAGPE, encoded by the coding sequence GTGAGTGAAGTCGAGACGGCCGACAAAGCCTGGGGCAGAGACGAAGTACGCAGAGCCGTGCGGCTGGCGGCGCGCACGCTGCTCGCCGAGAAAGGATTGTCCTTCAGCATGCGCGAGCTCGCGGCGAATGCCGGCGTCAACCTGGGGCTGATCCACAAGCATCTCGGCAACAAGGACGACGTGGTGCGGGCGGTCCTCGCGCGGAGTCACGAGAGGTCGGCGGCGATCGTCGGAGGTGTCGACTCGCTTCCGGAGGCCGTGCGGGCGCTGTTCATGGTGGGAGTCGCCGACCCGGAGTACGTGCGGATCGTGGCATGGCTGAATCTGCACGGGCGATCCGACCTGATTCCGAACGAGGACATGGATGCCCTCGGCGCGATCACCGGTTCGTCGCACACCACCGTCGACGACCGAGTTCGGCATATGGCTGTGCTCTCGGCGATATCCGGGTGGTCGTTGTTCGGCAGCGGAATCCTGCAGTCGGCCGAGGTCGCGGAGTCCGAGCGGGAGTTCTACGAGGCGCGTGTCGCAGATCTGCTGGCGTCGATCGTGAACGGGGAGAACACCTCACCCGTCGACGCGGGTCCCGAGTAG
- a CDS encoding class I SAM-dependent methyltransferase — MTILRPKSDTVRKLSLAEIVETVSDGDIPLRFTAYDGSATGPEDAPYGLHLNSERGTTYLATAPGDLGMARAYVSGDLEAVGVHPGDPYEILKAMTALHFERPSPKELATITRSIGWDKLRIIAPPPQEHLPRWRRFAEGLRHSKTRDAEAIHHHYDVSNTFYEYVLGPSMTYTCAAYESEDQTLEAAQENKYRLVFEKLGLQEGDRLLDIGCGWGGMVRYAARRGVKVIGATLSREQAEWAQKAIADEGLSDLAEVRFSDYRDIAETGFDAISSIGLTEHIGVDNYPSYFGFMKDKLREGGRLLNHCITRPGNRSSAKAGYFIDRYIFPDGELTGSGRIISEIQNLGLEVRHEENLREHYALTLAGWCRNLVDNWDACVAEVGEGTAKVWGLYMAGSRLGFERNVVQLHQVLAVKLGPDGEAHVPLRPWWQG, encoded by the coding sequence GTGACGATTCTCAGGCCCAAGTCCGACACGGTACGCAAACTCAGTCTTGCCGAGATTGTCGAAACCGTGTCCGACGGCGATATTCCGCTGCGCTTCACAGCATACGACGGCAGCGCGACCGGCCCGGAGGACGCACCGTACGGCCTGCACCTGAACTCCGAGCGCGGCACCACCTACCTGGCCACCGCACCCGGCGACCTCGGTATGGCCCGCGCCTACGTCTCCGGCGACCTCGAGGCCGTCGGCGTCCACCCCGGCGACCCGTACGAAATCCTGAAGGCGATGACGGCCCTGCACTTCGAGCGGCCGTCCCCGAAGGAACTCGCCACCATCACCCGCTCCATCGGCTGGGACAAGCTGCGCATCATCGCGCCGCCCCCGCAGGAACACCTGCCGCGGTGGCGCCGATTCGCGGAAGGGCTGCGGCACTCCAAGACTCGCGACGCCGAAGCCATCCACCACCACTACGACGTGTCCAACACGTTCTACGAATACGTCCTCGGCCCGTCCATGACGTACACGTGCGCCGCCTACGAATCCGAGGACCAGACCCTCGAGGCCGCGCAGGAGAACAAGTACCGCCTCGTGTTCGAGAAACTCGGACTACAGGAAGGCGACCGACTCCTCGACATCGGCTGCGGCTGGGGCGGCATGGTCCGCTACGCCGCCCGCCGCGGCGTCAAGGTCATCGGCGCCACCCTGTCGAGGGAGCAGGCCGAATGGGCGCAGAAGGCCATCGCCGACGAAGGCCTCTCCGACCTCGCCGAAGTCCGATTCTCCGACTACCGGGACATCGCCGAAACCGGTTTCGACGCCATCTCCTCCATCGGTCTCACCGAACACATCGGCGTCGACAACTACCCGTCCTACTTCGGGTTCATGAAGGACAAACTCCGCGAGGGCGGTCGGCTCCTCAACCACTGCATCACCCGGCCCGGCAACCGCAGCAGCGCCAAAGCCGGCTACTTCATCGACCGCTACATCTTCCCCGACGGCGAACTCACCGGCTCCGGGCGCATCATCAGCGAAATCCAGAACCTCGGCCTCGAGGTCCGCCACGAGGAAAACCTGCGCGAGCACTACGCACTCACCCTAGCCGGCTGGTGCCGCAACCTCGTCGACAACTGGGACGCCTGCGTCGCCGAAGTCGGCGAGGGCACCGCCAAGGTCTGGGGCCTCTACATGGCCGGCTCCCGACTCGGCTTCGAACGCAACGTCGTTCAGCTCCACCAGGTATTGGCCGTCAAACTCGGCCCCGACGGCGAAGCGCACGTGCCGCTGCGCCCGTGGTGGCAGGGGTAG